The region GCAACGTCAAGCCGCTTGAGCCGATCAAAGCGAAACAAGGGGGGATGACGCCATGAAACCGATCAACGTCGGCATCATCGGCACCGGCTTTTCCGCTTCTTCCCATATTGAGGCGCTCCGCCGCCTGCCGTTGGTGAACATTGTCGCCATTGCCTCAAGCAGTCAAGAAAAAGCGGAGGAAGCCGCGCGCCGGTTCGGGATTCCGAAAGCATACGGCGACTACCGCGCCTTGATTGACGACCCGGACGTCGAAGCCGTTCACAACTGCACGCGCAACGTCCTCCATTTCCCGATCAACAAGGCGGTGCTTGAGGCGGGAAAACATTTATTGTCGGAAAAGCCGCTCGCCATGGACAGCGAACAGTCGGCCGAATTGAAGCGGCTCGCTGAACAAAGCGAAAGCCTTAGCGCGGTCTGTTTCAACTACCGCCACTACCCGCTCGTTGTCGAGGCGAAAGAGCGGCTCGCCCGTGAGGCGAAGCGCGTCCATTTCGTGTACGGCGGCTATGTGCAAGACTGGCTCTTGTATGACACCGACTACAACTGGCGGCTCGACCCGGCGCAAAACGGCCCATCGCGCGCCATCGCCGACATCGGTTCGCACTGGTGCGACACGGTGCAGTATGTGCTCGGCAAGAAAATCGTCGAAGTATTTGCCGACTTGCGCACCGTTCACCCGGTTCGCTATAAGCCGAAACAGGAAGAGAGCACATTCACAGCCAGCGGTGCTCAAGACGCCGAGCCAGTCCAGATTGACACCGAAGACGGCGGCAGCGTGCTCGTCCATTTTGACGACGGCACCCACGGGGCGTTTACGATTTCCCAAGTGAGCGCCGGCCGGAAAAACCGGCTGTATTTTGAAATTGCCGCCGATGAGATGACGCTCGCCTGGGATCAAGAGCATCCGAACCGCCTCTGGGTCGGGCGCCGCAGCGGCCCAAACGAAGAAATCGTCCGCGACCCGGCGCTTCTTTCGCCGCGCGCAGCGTCCCTCGCCCATTACCCGGGCGGCCATGAAGAAGGCTGGCCGGACGGGCTGAAGAACTTGTTTTTAGATTTTTACAGCGCCATCATCCGGAAGCAGCGCGGCGAGGCGCTCGGGGAGCTGCCGTTTGCGACGATCGCCGACGGCCACCACACGATGGCGATTGTCGATGCCATTTTGGAAAGCCATCGCACGAAACGGTGGGTGCGGGTGTTGGAATAAGCGGCGTCAGCACCGCGGAGACGTCGGCCTCGTTTTGCTCGCTGGGCGCTAGATGATGCCACAACAAAATGGAACGGCGGAGCCGGCCGCCGACCGGCCGGCTTCACACCGCTAGAAAGGGGAGAAGAACGAGATGAAAGTAGGCGTATTTACCGTCTTGTATCAACAGCTGCCGTTGGAAGACATGCTCGACAAAGTCGCCGCCATGGGCATTGAGGCCGTTGAGCTTGGCACCGGCAATTACCCGGGCAACGCCCATTGCGATCCTGACGCACTTTTGGACCAGCCGGAAAAAATCAAAGCTCTGAAAAAAGCCGTCGCCGACCGCGGCCTTGTGATCAGCGCCTTAAGCTGCCATGGCAACCCGCTTCATCCGGACAAAGCGTTCGCGAAACAGTCGCATGATACATGGAGGAAAACGGTCAGGCTCGCTGAGCAGCTTGAAGTCCCGGTCATCAACGCCTTCTCCGGCTGCCCGGGCGACCATCCCGGCGCCAAATACCCAAACTGGGTCACGTGCTCTTGGCCGCCGGATTACTTGGAAATTTTAAAATGGCAATGGGAAGAAGTCGTCATCCCGTACTGGCGCGAAGAAGCAGCGTTCGCCAAGGAGCACGGCATCACGCAAATCGCCTTTGAAATGCATCCGGGCTTCGTCGTCTACAACCCGGAAACGCTCCTCAAACTGCGCGAACACGTCGGTGAAGCGATCGGCGCCAACTTTGACCCGAGCCACTTGCTTTGGCAAGGCATCGACCCGGTTGAGGCGATCAAACTGCTCGGCCGCGAAAAAGCGATTTTCCACGTCCATGCGAAAGACACGTACTTAGACGAAGCGAACATCCGCAAAAACGGCGTGCTCGATACGAAACATTACAGCCAAATTCTCGATCGCTCATGGGTGTTCCGCACCGTCGGCTACGGGCAAAGCGAAAAAATGTGGCGCGACATCGTCAGCGCCCTGCGCGCCGTCGGCTACGACTACGTGCTGTCAATCGAACACGAAGATATGCTCGCTTCGATCGATGAAGGGCTGTCAAAGGCCGTCGCCCTCTTGAAAAAGGTGTTGTTCAAAGAAGAACTGCCGGAGATGTGGTGGGCATAAAAAGAAGGCGGCAAGGAGCGAGGGGCTCTTTGCCGCCTGTATGCTTGCTTTGACATCTGCCGCCAAGAGATCTCACGTTTTCGACATAGGGGCTTCATGCGGACATTCGTCCGGCCGCAAACAGTTTCTTTTGGAAAGCCAACGTTGTCTCTTGTCCGTTCGGGCGCTTCTGTGACGAAGTGGTCATGAACGCCAGCGGACGGACTCTTCCCAGCGGTTGATCAGCTTCATCAGCATCCGAACGGAAAACGACAGAAGAAAGATCGTGACAAACGAATGCATCCATGTCCACGTATGGTACGTGATCAAATTTGTATACTTTTCATAAAGAACTTCTATGAACGTCAAAGCGGCTGTATACAAGGCGCATTGTCCGACAATGCCGAAAAAAGCTCGAATGGTACGACGTTCGATAAAAATACACGCACATGATCGGATACAGAAAGTATTCAAACAAGATGCTCGTGTCGAAGTATTGCCCCAAAAACCTCACGGGATAGTCGAGCAAATGCTTTTCGACCACAATGACACCGAAAAAGGTGGAAAAATAAGCTTTCAATAAAAACACGAGAATCACGTCTTTAATGGGCGGTTTGCGCAAGCTGAAAACCAATAGGATGAGGCCCAGCGCCAGCAACACCCATAAGTGGATTCGATCCATGTCTCCATCCTCTCCTGTCAGGGGTTCTGTTGTCCAGCCTGTGCTGTGCGGCCGATCAGAATGTCATAGATCCACCGGGCGTTTGATCAGGCATGGGCGCAAGCGCGGCTGTAGACCGATTCATGTAGGGCGGCCCAGGGGAGCAACAGTCTTTTCCATAGCAAGCGCCGTCTGGCTGCGGATGCGCCCCTTCAGCAACAGAAATCGATGCCCATCCACCGTCAAATCGATCATCGCCTCGTTCAA is a window of Geobacillus kaustophilus DNA encoding:
- a CDS encoding Gfo/Idh/MocA family protein, yielding MKPINVGIIGTGFSASSHIEALRRLPLVNIVAIASSSQEKAEEAARRFGIPKAYGDYRALIDDPDVEAVHNCTRNVLHFPINKAVLEAGKHLLSEKPLAMDSEQSAELKRLAEQSESLSAVCFNYRHYPLVVEAKERLAREAKRVHFVYGGYVQDWLLYDTDYNWRLDPAQNGPSRAIADIGSHWCDTVQYVLGKKIVEVFADLRTVHPVRYKPKQEESTFTASGAQDAEPVQIDTEDGGSVLVHFDDGTHGAFTISQVSAGRKNRLYFEIAADEMTLAWDQEHPNRLWVGRRSGPNEEIVRDPALLSPRAASLAHYPGGHEEGWPDGLKNLFLDFYSAIIRKQRGEALGELPFATIADGHHTMAIVDAILESHRTKRWVRVLE
- a CDS encoding sugar phosphate isomerase/epimerase family protein, whose amino-acid sequence is MKVGVFTVLYQQLPLEDMLDKVAAMGIEAVELGTGNYPGNAHCDPDALLDQPEKIKALKKAVADRGLVISALSCHGNPLHPDKAFAKQSHDTWRKTVRLAEQLEVPVINAFSGCPGDHPGAKYPNWVTCSWPPDYLEILKWQWEEVVIPYWREEAAFAKEHGITQIAFEMHPGFVVYNPETLLKLREHVGEAIGANFDPSHLLWQGIDPVEAIKLLGREKAIFHVHAKDTYLDEANIRKNGVLDTKHYSQILDRSWVFRTVGYGQSEKMWRDIVSALRAVGYDYVLSIEHEDMLASIDEGLSKAVALLKKVLFKEELPEMWWA